A single Oncorhynchus mykiss isolate Arlee chromosome 22, USDA_OmykA_1.1, whole genome shotgun sequence DNA region contains:
- the fastkd1 gene encoding FAST kinase domain-containing protein 1, mitochondrial isoform X1, with amino-acid sequence MSMFRLRAVTGSRYLRRFLHGGAANRDHVLEQLGICSGEDQVLEVVGKNKAKLTVNHVGCAIGMLWHFQKEKPQMLRTVEFIKSHPEFLTLRVLAENKIELMDDVMLVDMLYNVLRLNVEPSDSLAQQLVSEAWLRLYRFPMPSLSKFAVCLSDQHLQHSPPMGQITDILNQKLSSIDDARILTTLMVSVSSLVSPHLRDKLINKADHLLDTMDPSHYNNPRRMVQFLRNIKYSYRPLLEKCNHILLRNVPHLNAENISIIMGLYQSIQFNNCDFRLAAKQRLMELVDSSADPFSFTKLFVALGPMAGEDTKERLESTALLLAEDFNAHQALAVAETLEEIQCRNLNLIQKIASVVHKNLHVYKPMEIARITQALILLHYQSPELFTKLRNILVQFLLNSVYPYEVTMLTRVLSMLPSPRLDEGVVSRVEAVLPQCNLNDLNTFAMAVAKWVRNDPSYRHSTPSKYVRLLQTLNRCGHERLRKADRLDLVLEELKYMSGEWFEEMLLEETMVTLQRLEDQISWTNVPEMALFLTRTNHLCTPLMDRIASVAMENINKIHYSATYATLLPFAVLNYDPPGVDELFDICIQRVIPHISSFDPHLLVLLAYALAVADCFPEDLVREIFNVNFLAKLDSQLETLPDALNKRIRLRLMELNRAVCLECPESQVPWFHERYCLQLQKKGNGSISPVQQQIHKMLGEVLGGINCARVALLTTYFYTVDFECVLDRHHQAVAYSEQSQLQISEDGKVRWGSDSVGKDRSEVPPGAQRVAVDFLDSKSFCKNSRHMKGEAMMRKRHLEILGYHVVQIPHFEWNSMELSTQDAWKEYLRKKIFTGLP; translated from the exons ATGTCCATGTTTCGGCTCCGAGCTGTGACTGGGAGCCGCTACCTGCGCAGGTTTTTGCATGGGGGAGCAGCGAACCGGGATCATGTTCTGGAGCAGCTTGGCATCTGCTCTGGTGAAGACCAAGTGTTGGAAGTGGTCGGCAAGAACAAGGCCAAGCTGACTGTGAACCATGTTGGCTGTGCCATAGGCATGCTCTGGCATTTCCAGAAGGAGAAGCCACAGATGCTGAGAACGGTTGAGTTCATCAAAAGCCACCCAGAGTTCCTGACTCTCCGGGTGCTGGCTGAGAACAAAATTGAGCTCATGGATGATGTCATGTTGGTGGACATGCTCTACAATGTTCTCAG GCTCAATGTGGAACCATCTGATTCTCTTGCTCAGCAATTGGTTTCAGAGGCCTGGCTCAGATTATACAG ATTTCCAATGCCATCACTGTCCAAGTTTGCTGTCTGTCTAAGTGATCAACATCTGCAGCACAGTCCTCCAATGGGTCAAATCACTGACATTTTGAATCAGAAACTCTCCTCAATTGATGATGCCAG GATCCTGACAACCCTGATGGTCAGCGTGTCATCTTTGGTGTCCCCTCATCTGCGGGATAAACTCATCAATAAGGCAGATCATCTCCTTGACACCATGGATCCCTCACATTACAACAACCCCAGGAGGATGGTGCAGTTCCTGCGCAACATCAAGTATAGTTACCGTCCCCTGCTGGAGAAGTGCAACCATATTCTCCTGCGCAATGTTCCCCACCTAAATGCAGAGAACATAAGCATCATCATGGGGCTCTACCAGTCAATACAGTTCAACAACTGTGACTTCCGTCTGGCTGCAAAACAAAGGCTAATGGAACTCGTGGACTCGAGCGCAGACCCTTTCTCATTCACAAAGCTGTTTGTTGCTCTTGGGCCTATGGCAGGGGAGGACACCAAAGAGAG GTTGGAGAGTACAGCACTGCTACTGGCAGAAGATTTTAATGCCCATCAGGCCCTAGCTGTGGCAGAGACACTAGAGGAGATTCAGTGTAGAAACCTGAATCTGATCCAAAA GATTGCATCAGTAGTCCACAAGAACCTGCATGTCTACAAGCCCATGGAGATAGCCAGGATCACACAAGCCCTGATCCTGCTGCATTACCAGAGTCCAGAGCTCTTCACTAAATTAAGGAACATTCTGGTTCA GTTCTTGCTGAACAGTGTCTACCCATATGAAGTGACCATGCTGACTCGTGTTCTCTCCATGCTGCCTTCACCTCGACTCGACGAAGGCGTCGTTTCACGGGTGGAGGCAGTGCTGCCCCAGTGTAATCTGAATGACCTGAACACCTTTGCAATGGCCGTCGCTAAGTGGGTGCGAAATGACCCGTCCTACCGACACAGCACGCCCAGCAAGTATGTGCGTCTGCTACAGACACTGAACCGCTGCGGGCATGAGCGTCTGCGCAAGGCTGATCGCCTGGACTTGGTGTTGGAGGAGCTCAAGTACATGTCAGGGGAATGGTTTGAGGAGATGCTGCTGGAGGAGACCATGGTTACACTCCAGAGGTTGGAGGACCAGATATCCTGGACCAATGTGCCTGAGATGGCCCTTTTCCTGACCAGGACTAATCACCTCTGTACTCCATTAATGGACCGCATCGCTAGCGTGGCCATGGAGAATATCAACAAG ATCCACTACTCAGCGACTTATGCCACCTTGCTGCCCTTTGCCGTACTGAATTATGATCCACCAGGAGTGGACGAGCTGTTTGACATCTGCATTCAGCGCGTCATACCTCATATCA GTTCCTTTGACCCCCATCTGCTTGTGCTTCTCGCGTATGCCCTGGCTGTGGCTGACTGCTTCCCGGAGGACCTGGTTCGAGAAATCTTCAATGTGAATTTCCTTGCCAAGCTGGATTCCCAGTTAGAAA CCCTGCCTGACGCCCTCAACAAGCGGATCCGCCTGCGTCTCATGGAGCTAAATCGGGCTGTGTGTCTGGAGTGTCCAGAGTCCCAGGTTCCCTGGTTCCACGAGCGTTACTGCCTCCAGTTACAGAAGAAAG GGAATGGTTCCATCAGTCCTGTCCAACAACAAATCCACAAAATGCTTGGGGAAGTTCTTGGAGGGATTAATTGTGCCAGAGTGGCATTGCTCACTACTTATTTCTACACAGTAG ACTTTGAATGTGTTCTGGACAGACACCACCAGGCGGTGGCCTACAGTGAGCAGAGTCAGCTGCAGATATCTGAAGATGGGAAGGTCCGCTGGGGTTCTGACTCTGTCGGGAAGGATCGGAGTGAGGTCCCTCCAGGGGCACAACG TGTTGCTGTGGACTTCTTGGATTCCAAATCATTCTGCAAAAACTCTCGTCACATGAAAGGGGAAGCCATGATGAGAAAGAGACATCTGGAGATTCTGGGATATCATGTTGTCCAG ATCCCTCATTTTGAATGGAACTCTATGGAGCTCTCCACACAGGATGCATGGAAGGAATACCTTCGGAAGAAGATATTTACCGGGCTTCCCTGA
- the fastkd1 gene encoding FAST kinase domain-containing protein 1, mitochondrial isoform X2 produces the protein MSMFRLRAVTGSRYLRRFLHGGAANRDHVLEQLGICSGEDQVLEVVGKNKAKLTVNHVGCAIGMLWHFQKEKPQMLRTVEFIKSHPEFLTLRVLAENKIELMDDVMLVDMLYNVLRLNVEPSDSLAQQLVSEAWLRLYRFPMPSLSKFAVCLSDQHLQHSPPMGQITDILNQKLSSIDDARILTTLMVSVSSLVSPHLRDKLINKADHLLDTMDPSHYNNPRRMVQFLRNIKYSYRPLLEKCNHILLRNVPHLNAENISIIMGLYQSIQFNNCDFRLAAKQRLMELVDSSADPFSFTKLFVALGPMAGEDTKERLESTALLLAEDFNAHQALAVAETLEEIQCRNLNLIQKIASVVHKNLHVYKPMEIARITQALILLHYQSPELFTKLRNILVQFLLNSVYPYEVTMLTRVLSMLPSPRLDEGVVSRVEAVLPQCNLNDLNTFAMAVAKWVRNDPSYRHSTPSKYVRLLQTLNRCGHERLRKADRLDLVLEELKYMSGEWFEEMLLEETMVTLQRLEDQISWTNVPEMALFLTRTNHLCTPLMDRIASVAMENINKIHYSATYATLLPFAVLNYDPPGVDELFDICIQRVIPHISSFDPHLLVLLAYALAVADCFPEDLVREIFNVNFLAKLDSQLETLPDALNKRIRLRLMELNRAVCLECPESQVPWFHERYCLQLQKKDFECVLDRHHQAVAYSEQSQLQISEDGKVRWGSDSVGKDRSEVPPGAQRVAVDFLDSKSFCKNSRHMKGEAMMRKRHLEILGYHVVQIPHFEWNSMELSTQDAWKEYLRKKIFTGLP, from the exons ATGTCCATGTTTCGGCTCCGAGCTGTGACTGGGAGCCGCTACCTGCGCAGGTTTTTGCATGGGGGAGCAGCGAACCGGGATCATGTTCTGGAGCAGCTTGGCATCTGCTCTGGTGAAGACCAAGTGTTGGAAGTGGTCGGCAAGAACAAGGCCAAGCTGACTGTGAACCATGTTGGCTGTGCCATAGGCATGCTCTGGCATTTCCAGAAGGAGAAGCCACAGATGCTGAGAACGGTTGAGTTCATCAAAAGCCACCCAGAGTTCCTGACTCTCCGGGTGCTGGCTGAGAACAAAATTGAGCTCATGGATGATGTCATGTTGGTGGACATGCTCTACAATGTTCTCAG GCTCAATGTGGAACCATCTGATTCTCTTGCTCAGCAATTGGTTTCAGAGGCCTGGCTCAGATTATACAG ATTTCCAATGCCATCACTGTCCAAGTTTGCTGTCTGTCTAAGTGATCAACATCTGCAGCACAGTCCTCCAATGGGTCAAATCACTGACATTTTGAATCAGAAACTCTCCTCAATTGATGATGCCAG GATCCTGACAACCCTGATGGTCAGCGTGTCATCTTTGGTGTCCCCTCATCTGCGGGATAAACTCATCAATAAGGCAGATCATCTCCTTGACACCATGGATCCCTCACATTACAACAACCCCAGGAGGATGGTGCAGTTCCTGCGCAACATCAAGTATAGTTACCGTCCCCTGCTGGAGAAGTGCAACCATATTCTCCTGCGCAATGTTCCCCACCTAAATGCAGAGAACATAAGCATCATCATGGGGCTCTACCAGTCAATACAGTTCAACAACTGTGACTTCCGTCTGGCTGCAAAACAAAGGCTAATGGAACTCGTGGACTCGAGCGCAGACCCTTTCTCATTCACAAAGCTGTTTGTTGCTCTTGGGCCTATGGCAGGGGAGGACACCAAAGAGAG GTTGGAGAGTACAGCACTGCTACTGGCAGAAGATTTTAATGCCCATCAGGCCCTAGCTGTGGCAGAGACACTAGAGGAGATTCAGTGTAGAAACCTGAATCTGATCCAAAA GATTGCATCAGTAGTCCACAAGAACCTGCATGTCTACAAGCCCATGGAGATAGCCAGGATCACACAAGCCCTGATCCTGCTGCATTACCAGAGTCCAGAGCTCTTCACTAAATTAAGGAACATTCTGGTTCA GTTCTTGCTGAACAGTGTCTACCCATATGAAGTGACCATGCTGACTCGTGTTCTCTCCATGCTGCCTTCACCTCGACTCGACGAAGGCGTCGTTTCACGGGTGGAGGCAGTGCTGCCCCAGTGTAATCTGAATGACCTGAACACCTTTGCAATGGCCGTCGCTAAGTGGGTGCGAAATGACCCGTCCTACCGACACAGCACGCCCAGCAAGTATGTGCGTCTGCTACAGACACTGAACCGCTGCGGGCATGAGCGTCTGCGCAAGGCTGATCGCCTGGACTTGGTGTTGGAGGAGCTCAAGTACATGTCAGGGGAATGGTTTGAGGAGATGCTGCTGGAGGAGACCATGGTTACACTCCAGAGGTTGGAGGACCAGATATCCTGGACCAATGTGCCTGAGATGGCCCTTTTCCTGACCAGGACTAATCACCTCTGTACTCCATTAATGGACCGCATCGCTAGCGTGGCCATGGAGAATATCAACAAG ATCCACTACTCAGCGACTTATGCCACCTTGCTGCCCTTTGCCGTACTGAATTATGATCCACCAGGAGTGGACGAGCTGTTTGACATCTGCATTCAGCGCGTCATACCTCATATCA GTTCCTTTGACCCCCATCTGCTTGTGCTTCTCGCGTATGCCCTGGCTGTGGCTGACTGCTTCCCGGAGGACCTGGTTCGAGAAATCTTCAATGTGAATTTCCTTGCCAAGCTGGATTCCCAGTTAGAAA CCCTGCCTGACGCCCTCAACAAGCGGATCCGCCTGCGTCTCATGGAGCTAAATCGGGCTGTGTGTCTGGAGTGTCCAGAGTCCCAGGTTCCCTGGTTCCACGAGCGTTACTGCCTCCAGTTACAGAAGAAAG ACTTTGAATGTGTTCTGGACAGACACCACCAGGCGGTGGCCTACAGTGAGCAGAGTCAGCTGCAGATATCTGAAGATGGGAAGGTCCGCTGGGGTTCTGACTCTGTCGGGAAGGATCGGAGTGAGGTCCCTCCAGGGGCACAACG TGTTGCTGTGGACTTCTTGGATTCCAAATCATTCTGCAAAAACTCTCGTCACATGAAAGGGGAAGCCATGATGAGAAAGAGACATCTGGAGATTCTGGGATATCATGTTGTCCAG ATCCCTCATTTTGAATGGAACTCTATGGAGCTCTCCACACAGGATGCATGGAAGGAATACCTTCGGAAGAAGATATTTACCGGGCTTCCCTGA
- the fastkd1 gene encoding FAST kinase domain-containing protein 1, mitochondrial isoform X3 codes for MLWHFQKEKPQMLRTVEFIKSHPEFLTLRVLAENKIELMDDVMLVDMLYNVLRLNVEPSDSLAQQLVSEAWLRLYRFPMPSLSKFAVCLSDQHLQHSPPMGQITDILNQKLSSIDDARILTTLMVSVSSLVSPHLRDKLINKADHLLDTMDPSHYNNPRRMVQFLRNIKYSYRPLLEKCNHILLRNVPHLNAENISIIMGLYQSIQFNNCDFRLAAKQRLMELVDSSADPFSFTKLFVALGPMAGEDTKERLESTALLLAEDFNAHQALAVAETLEEIQCRNLNLIQKIASVVHKNLHVYKPMEIARITQALILLHYQSPELFTKLRNILVQFLLNSVYPYEVTMLTRVLSMLPSPRLDEGVVSRVEAVLPQCNLNDLNTFAMAVAKWVRNDPSYRHSTPSKYVRLLQTLNRCGHERLRKADRLDLVLEELKYMSGEWFEEMLLEETMVTLQRLEDQISWTNVPEMALFLTRTNHLCTPLMDRIASVAMENINKIHYSATYATLLPFAVLNYDPPGVDELFDICIQRVIPHISSFDPHLLVLLAYALAVADCFPEDLVREIFNVNFLAKLDSQLETLPDALNKRIRLRLMELNRAVCLECPESQVPWFHERYCLQLQKKGNGSISPVQQQIHKMLGEVLGGINCARVALLTTYFYTVDFECVLDRHHQAVAYSEQSQLQISEDGKVRWGSDSVGKDRSEVPPGAQRVAVDFLDSKSFCKNSRHMKGEAMMRKRHLEILGYHVVQIPHFEWNSMELSTQDAWKEYLRKKIFTGLP; via the exons ATGCTCTGGCATTTCCAGAAGGAGAAGCCACAGATGCTGAGAACGGTTGAGTTCATCAAAAGCCACCCAGAGTTCCTGACTCTCCGGGTGCTGGCTGAGAACAAAATTGAGCTCATGGATGATGTCATGTTGGTGGACATGCTCTACAATGTTCTCAG GCTCAATGTGGAACCATCTGATTCTCTTGCTCAGCAATTGGTTTCAGAGGCCTGGCTCAGATTATACAG ATTTCCAATGCCATCACTGTCCAAGTTTGCTGTCTGTCTAAGTGATCAACATCTGCAGCACAGTCCTCCAATGGGTCAAATCACTGACATTTTGAATCAGAAACTCTCCTCAATTGATGATGCCAG GATCCTGACAACCCTGATGGTCAGCGTGTCATCTTTGGTGTCCCCTCATCTGCGGGATAAACTCATCAATAAGGCAGATCATCTCCTTGACACCATGGATCCCTCACATTACAACAACCCCAGGAGGATGGTGCAGTTCCTGCGCAACATCAAGTATAGTTACCGTCCCCTGCTGGAGAAGTGCAACCATATTCTCCTGCGCAATGTTCCCCACCTAAATGCAGAGAACATAAGCATCATCATGGGGCTCTACCAGTCAATACAGTTCAACAACTGTGACTTCCGTCTGGCTGCAAAACAAAGGCTAATGGAACTCGTGGACTCGAGCGCAGACCCTTTCTCATTCACAAAGCTGTTTGTTGCTCTTGGGCCTATGGCAGGGGAGGACACCAAAGAGAG GTTGGAGAGTACAGCACTGCTACTGGCAGAAGATTTTAATGCCCATCAGGCCCTAGCTGTGGCAGAGACACTAGAGGAGATTCAGTGTAGAAACCTGAATCTGATCCAAAA GATTGCATCAGTAGTCCACAAGAACCTGCATGTCTACAAGCCCATGGAGATAGCCAGGATCACACAAGCCCTGATCCTGCTGCATTACCAGAGTCCAGAGCTCTTCACTAAATTAAGGAACATTCTGGTTCA GTTCTTGCTGAACAGTGTCTACCCATATGAAGTGACCATGCTGACTCGTGTTCTCTCCATGCTGCCTTCACCTCGACTCGACGAAGGCGTCGTTTCACGGGTGGAGGCAGTGCTGCCCCAGTGTAATCTGAATGACCTGAACACCTTTGCAATGGCCGTCGCTAAGTGGGTGCGAAATGACCCGTCCTACCGACACAGCACGCCCAGCAAGTATGTGCGTCTGCTACAGACACTGAACCGCTGCGGGCATGAGCGTCTGCGCAAGGCTGATCGCCTGGACTTGGTGTTGGAGGAGCTCAAGTACATGTCAGGGGAATGGTTTGAGGAGATGCTGCTGGAGGAGACCATGGTTACACTCCAGAGGTTGGAGGACCAGATATCCTGGACCAATGTGCCTGAGATGGCCCTTTTCCTGACCAGGACTAATCACCTCTGTACTCCATTAATGGACCGCATCGCTAGCGTGGCCATGGAGAATATCAACAAG ATCCACTACTCAGCGACTTATGCCACCTTGCTGCCCTTTGCCGTACTGAATTATGATCCACCAGGAGTGGACGAGCTGTTTGACATCTGCATTCAGCGCGTCATACCTCATATCA GTTCCTTTGACCCCCATCTGCTTGTGCTTCTCGCGTATGCCCTGGCTGTGGCTGACTGCTTCCCGGAGGACCTGGTTCGAGAAATCTTCAATGTGAATTTCCTTGCCAAGCTGGATTCCCAGTTAGAAA CCCTGCCTGACGCCCTCAACAAGCGGATCCGCCTGCGTCTCATGGAGCTAAATCGGGCTGTGTGTCTGGAGTGTCCAGAGTCCCAGGTTCCCTGGTTCCACGAGCGTTACTGCCTCCAGTTACAGAAGAAAG GGAATGGTTCCATCAGTCCTGTCCAACAACAAATCCACAAAATGCTTGGGGAAGTTCTTGGAGGGATTAATTGTGCCAGAGTGGCATTGCTCACTACTTATTTCTACACAGTAG ACTTTGAATGTGTTCTGGACAGACACCACCAGGCGGTGGCCTACAGTGAGCAGAGTCAGCTGCAGATATCTGAAGATGGGAAGGTCCGCTGGGGTTCTGACTCTGTCGGGAAGGATCGGAGTGAGGTCCCTCCAGGGGCACAACG TGTTGCTGTGGACTTCTTGGATTCCAAATCATTCTGCAAAAACTCTCGTCACATGAAAGGGGAAGCCATGATGAGAAAGAGACATCTGGAGATTCTGGGATATCATGTTGTCCAG ATCCCTCATTTTGAATGGAACTCTATGGAGCTCTCCACACAGGATGCATGGAAGGAATACCTTCGGAAGAAGATATTTACCGGGCTTCCCTGA
- the fastkd1 gene encoding FAST kinase domain-containing protein 1, mitochondrial isoform X4: protein MPSLSKFAVCLSDQHLQHSPPMGQITDILNQKLSSIDDARILTTLMVSVSSLVSPHLRDKLINKADHLLDTMDPSHYNNPRRMVQFLRNIKYSYRPLLEKCNHILLRNVPHLNAENISIIMGLYQSIQFNNCDFRLAAKQRLMELVDSSADPFSFTKLFVALGPMAGEDTKERLESTALLLAEDFNAHQALAVAETLEEIQCRNLNLIQKIASVVHKNLHVYKPMEIARITQALILLHYQSPELFTKLRNILVQFLLNSVYPYEVTMLTRVLSMLPSPRLDEGVVSRVEAVLPQCNLNDLNTFAMAVAKWVRNDPSYRHSTPSKYVRLLQTLNRCGHERLRKADRLDLVLEELKYMSGEWFEEMLLEETMVTLQRLEDQISWTNVPEMALFLTRTNHLCTPLMDRIASVAMENINKIHYSATYATLLPFAVLNYDPPGVDELFDICIQRVIPHISSFDPHLLVLLAYALAVADCFPEDLVREIFNVNFLAKLDSQLETLPDALNKRIRLRLMELNRAVCLECPESQVPWFHERYCLQLQKKGNGSISPVQQQIHKMLGEVLGGINCARVALLTTYFYTVDFECVLDRHHQAVAYSEQSQLQISEDGKVRWGSDSVGKDRSEVPPGAQRVAVDFLDSKSFCKNSRHMKGEAMMRKRHLEILGYHVVQIPHFEWNSMELSTQDAWKEYLRKKIFTGLP, encoded by the exons ATGCCATCACTGTCCAAGTTTGCTGTCTGTCTAAGTGATCAACATCTGCAGCACAGTCCTCCAATGGGTCAAATCACTGACATTTTGAATCAGAAACTCTCCTCAATTGATGATGCCAG GATCCTGACAACCCTGATGGTCAGCGTGTCATCTTTGGTGTCCCCTCATCTGCGGGATAAACTCATCAATAAGGCAGATCATCTCCTTGACACCATGGATCCCTCACATTACAACAACCCCAGGAGGATGGTGCAGTTCCTGCGCAACATCAAGTATAGTTACCGTCCCCTGCTGGAGAAGTGCAACCATATTCTCCTGCGCAATGTTCCCCACCTAAATGCAGAGAACATAAGCATCATCATGGGGCTCTACCAGTCAATACAGTTCAACAACTGTGACTTCCGTCTGGCTGCAAAACAAAGGCTAATGGAACTCGTGGACTCGAGCGCAGACCCTTTCTCATTCACAAAGCTGTTTGTTGCTCTTGGGCCTATGGCAGGGGAGGACACCAAAGAGAG GTTGGAGAGTACAGCACTGCTACTGGCAGAAGATTTTAATGCCCATCAGGCCCTAGCTGTGGCAGAGACACTAGAGGAGATTCAGTGTAGAAACCTGAATCTGATCCAAAA GATTGCATCAGTAGTCCACAAGAACCTGCATGTCTACAAGCCCATGGAGATAGCCAGGATCACACAAGCCCTGATCCTGCTGCATTACCAGAGTCCAGAGCTCTTCACTAAATTAAGGAACATTCTGGTTCA GTTCTTGCTGAACAGTGTCTACCCATATGAAGTGACCATGCTGACTCGTGTTCTCTCCATGCTGCCTTCACCTCGACTCGACGAAGGCGTCGTTTCACGGGTGGAGGCAGTGCTGCCCCAGTGTAATCTGAATGACCTGAACACCTTTGCAATGGCCGTCGCTAAGTGGGTGCGAAATGACCCGTCCTACCGACACAGCACGCCCAGCAAGTATGTGCGTCTGCTACAGACACTGAACCGCTGCGGGCATGAGCGTCTGCGCAAGGCTGATCGCCTGGACTTGGTGTTGGAGGAGCTCAAGTACATGTCAGGGGAATGGTTTGAGGAGATGCTGCTGGAGGAGACCATGGTTACACTCCAGAGGTTGGAGGACCAGATATCCTGGACCAATGTGCCTGAGATGGCCCTTTTCCTGACCAGGACTAATCACCTCTGTACTCCATTAATGGACCGCATCGCTAGCGTGGCCATGGAGAATATCAACAAG ATCCACTACTCAGCGACTTATGCCACCTTGCTGCCCTTTGCCGTACTGAATTATGATCCACCAGGAGTGGACGAGCTGTTTGACATCTGCATTCAGCGCGTCATACCTCATATCA GTTCCTTTGACCCCCATCTGCTTGTGCTTCTCGCGTATGCCCTGGCTGTGGCTGACTGCTTCCCGGAGGACCTGGTTCGAGAAATCTTCAATGTGAATTTCCTTGCCAAGCTGGATTCCCAGTTAGAAA CCCTGCCTGACGCCCTCAACAAGCGGATCCGCCTGCGTCTCATGGAGCTAAATCGGGCTGTGTGTCTGGAGTGTCCAGAGTCCCAGGTTCCCTGGTTCCACGAGCGTTACTGCCTCCAGTTACAGAAGAAAG GGAATGGTTCCATCAGTCCTGTCCAACAACAAATCCACAAAATGCTTGGGGAAGTTCTTGGAGGGATTAATTGTGCCAGAGTGGCATTGCTCACTACTTATTTCTACACAGTAG ACTTTGAATGTGTTCTGGACAGACACCACCAGGCGGTGGCCTACAGTGAGCAGAGTCAGCTGCAGATATCTGAAGATGGGAAGGTCCGCTGGGGTTCTGACTCTGTCGGGAAGGATCGGAGTGAGGTCCCTCCAGGGGCACAACG TGTTGCTGTGGACTTCTTGGATTCCAAATCATTCTGCAAAAACTCTCGTCACATGAAAGGGGAAGCCATGATGAGAAAGAGACATCTGGAGATTCTGGGATATCATGTTGTCCAG ATCCCTCATTTTGAATGGAACTCTATGGAGCTCTCCACACAGGATGCATGGAAGGAATACCTTCGGAAGAAGATATTTACCGGGCTTCCCTGA